Part of the Egibacteraceae bacterium genome, GTGAGGTCGTCCCACGCGATCCCCGAGGGCCGGGGATGCGCCCGGTCACACACGATCACCTCGTCGGGGGTGACGACGAGGTCGACGGGCACGTCGTGCCCGCCCATCGGTATGCGGCCACGTTCGAGGACCTGCAGGGGATGGACGGTGGTGACGACGAGCGTGCGCTCGCCGATCAGTCCGGCTGCCGACGCGAGCGCGAACTCGAGGTCGGAGAAGCCGCCACCCTTGCCGAGGCGGCCGCCCTGCCGGTCCACCGCCACGCAGCCGGTCACGACGAGGTCGACGGGCTCGAGCTCCTCCACCGGCGCGGTGCGCCCCTGCGCCGAGGCGCCCTTGATGGACGACGCCTTGCGGGGACTCGTGTCGATGCGCTCCGGATCGAGGAGGAAGAACGGCTCCTCGCCGGCGAGGCGGGGCACGGCCATGTAGACGACGATCCCGTCGGCCAGCGCCCGTTGCCGGACCGGCCACTGGGGGCTGTCGGGGTTGGCCTTGAGGGCCCGGGCCTGCTTCCACCGCTCGACGTCGCGCAGCCGCTCGGCAGCCGCCTCCGCGCCGGTGAAGTTGGGGATGCGGCCGGCGGC contains:
- a CDS encoding 5-formyltetrahydrofolate cyclo-ligase, with protein sequence MRDHSADAGGDATLLDAKRFLREEVWAALGDAGVARFPGAAGRIPNFTGAEAAAERLRDVERWKQARALKANPDSPQWPVRQRALADGIVVYMAVPRLAGEEPFFLLDPERIDTSPRKASSIKGASAQGRTAPVEELEPVDLVVTGCVAVDRQGGRLGKGGGFSDLEFALASAAGLIGERTLVVTTVHPLQVLERGRIPMGGHDVPVDLVVTPDEVIVCDRAHPRPSGIAWDDLTDEKIAAIPLLARLAGSR